Proteins encoded by one window of Clostridium perfringens:
- the rimM gene encoding ribosome maturation factor RimM (Essential for efficient processing of 16S rRNA): MEDLLVVGQIINTHGLRGEMKVMPLTEDMRRFDYLEYVILKGKKVKVEGVKYFKDKVILKLEGINSIEEAEKLKRTYLEIEREDAIELEEDEYFIVDLVGCTVVDTEGFEYGKIKDVIQTPSNDVYWVQGKKEVLVPVLKDIVLDINMDEKLITIRPSGEWQYED; this comes from the coding sequence ATGGAAGATTTATTAGTAGTTGGTCAAATAATAAACACTCATGGTTTAAGAGGTGAAATGAAAGTTATGCCTTTAACTGAAGATATGAGAAGATTTGACTATTTAGAATATGTTATCTTAAAAGGGAAAAAGGTTAAAGTAGAGGGCGTAAAATACTTTAAGGATAAAGTTATACTTAAATTAGAAGGAATAAATTCAATAGAGGAAGCTGAAAAACTAAAAAGAACTTATTTAGAAATAGAACGTGAAGATGCTATAGAGCTTGAAGAAGATGAATATTTCATAGTTGATTTAGTTGGATGCACTGTTGTTGATACAGAGGGATTTGAGTATGGAAAAATCAAAGATGTAATCCAAACTCCAAGTAATGATGTTTATTGGGTTCAAGGAAAGAAGGAAGTATTAGTTCCAGTATTAAAAGATATAGTTTTAGATATTAATATGGATGAAAAATTAATTACTATAAGACCTTCTGGAGAGTGGCAATATGAAGATTAA
- the trmD gene encoding tRNA (guanosine(37)-N1)-methyltransferase TrmD, whose product MKINILTLFPEMFDIFKHSIIGRARENGFLHIETVNIRDYTLNKHKKVDDYPYGGGAGMVMTPQPVVDAIKAVKEKNKGKVIFLGPRGKTFNQEMAKELSKEEELIFVCGHYEGIDQRVYKYFDLEISLGDFVLTGGEMACIPVIDSISRLVPGVLGSEESFQDESYYDGTLEYPQYTRPFEFEGEKVPEVLMSGHHENIRKWRRKQSLLITKERRPDMFEKIKLSKEDIKLLKSK is encoded by the coding sequence ATGAAGATTAATATTCTTACATTGTTCCCAGAGATGTTTGATATATTTAAACATAGCATAATAGGAAGAGCTAGGGAAAATGGTTTTCTACATATAGAGACGGTAAATATAAGAGATTATACTTTAAATAAGCATAAGAAGGTAGATGATTATCCTTATGGTGGCGGAGCAGGAATGGTTATGACTCCTCAGCCAGTTGTAGATGCTATAAAGGCTGTTAAAGAAAAAAATAAGGGTAAGGTTATATTTTTAGGACCAAGAGGAAAAACTTTCAATCAAGAAATGGCTAAGGAACTTTCTAAAGAGGAAGAGCTTATTTTTGTTTGTGGGCACTATGAAGGTATAGATCAAAGAGTTTATAAATATTTTGATTTAGAAATTTCTCTTGGAGATTTTGTGTTAACAGGTGGAGAAATGGCATGTATTCCAGTTATTGATAGCATATCTAGATTAGTACCTGGTGTTTTAGGAAGTGAAGAGAGTTTCCAAGATGAAAGTTATTATGATGGGACTTTAGAGTATCCACAATACACAAGACCTTTTGAATTTGAAGGAGAGAAAGTTCCAGAGGTTCTTATGTCAGGTCATCACGAAAATATAAGAAAGTGGAGAAGAAAACAATCACTTCTTATAACTAAGGAAAGAAGACCAGATATGTTTGAAAAAATTAAACTTTCAAAAGAAGACATAAAATTGTTAAAATCAAAATAA